Genomic segment of Paenibacillus macerans:
TTGGCATTCGCTGGGCGGCAAAAACGGCGAATACATGGACGCGATCATCAAACGCTTTAATGAAACCCACGACGACATCGAGGTCGTCGGAACGTATCAAGGCGGATACGACGAGACCGTCACCAAGCTGCAGCAGGCAGTGGCTTCGGATACGGCCCCGGACGTGACGATGCTGGAACGCGCCTATGTGCAGATGTTTGCCGATTCGGACGTGCTGGAAGACCTGGCGCCTTATATGGAGCAGTCCGGCGTGAGCGCCGACGATTTCACGAAAGGCTTGATGGGGCATTCCTATTTTAACGACAAGCTGGTATCGCTGCCTCTAAACCGCTCGACGCCGATCCTGCACGTGAACAAAACGCTGCTGGACGAGCTGGGGCTGGCCGTGCCGACGACCTGGGAGGAGCTGAAGCAAACGGCGGACGCCCTGGTGGTCAAGGAAGGCGGAGAAGTGAAGCGCTACGGGCTGACGATGCCGTACGACACCTGGTATCCGATCGCGATGATTTCCCAGTCCGGGGGCAAGTTTTTTAACGATGACAAGACGTCGACAGGGTTCGTTGACAATGGCGTCGGCGAGGAAGTGTTCGGTTATTTGAAAGACCTGCAAAACACCGGGGCGCTGTATTATCCTCCGGCGCAGGATTCCGGCAATATCGTCAACAGCATGTTCGTGGAAGGCAAAGTCGGCATGATGTTCCAATCGACCGGTTCGATCGGAGGACTGAATGAGTCCGTGGATTTTGACTATGTCACCGCCTTCCTGCCGAAAAACGACGTGTATGCAAGCCCGACCGGAGGCGCAAACATTGCGCTGATGTCCGGTTCCAAAAACAAAGACGCCGCCTGGGAATTTATCCGCTGGATGGAAACGGACCCGGAGGGCGGGCTGCAGTTCATTTTGCAATCCGGATACCTGCCGTTTACGAAACAGATGGTCGAATCCCAGGAAATGCAGGATCTGTGGGCGAAGGAGCCGAACCGCAAAGTCGCTTACGACCAGCTGGAATATGCCGTCGACACCAACATGGACGTCGCCTGGCCGGAAGTGATGCACGAGTTCTTCTCCGCGATCGAGGCGATTATGTACGACAGCAAGGATATCAAGTCTACGCTGGATACGTTTAATAAGGAGACGGAGCGGATTTTGTCCGAATCGTAAAAAGCGGGAAGCGTTTATAAAAGGAGGGACCGACAATGATCGGACGTTTGGAGTCCGCTGATTCCCCGCTCATGGTGGCGGGGCACCGAGGCTATAAATCAGCTTATCCGGAAAATACGCTGCTGGCGTTCCGCAAGGCGCTGGACCTGGGGGTGGATATGCTGGAGTTTGACCTCCGGCTGTCCAAGGACGGCGTGCTTATGGTGATTCACGATGCCACGCTGGACCGGACGACGAACGGAACCGGGCCGGTGGGCGGCCACACTCTGGAAGAGCTGAAAAAACTGGACGCGGGCGGCTGGTTCGGCCGGGAATTTACCGGGCTGCAAATACCGACGCTGGAGGAGCTTATCGCTCTTCT
This window contains:
- a CDS encoding ABC transporter substrate-binding protein; the encoded protein is MKTRLGVFLALTLLVGLLAGCAGGNSGTGSANGGAEGAAANGNGTASAGAAGKTAVQFWHSLGGKNGEYMDAIIKRFNETHDDIEVVGTYQGGYDETVTKLQQAVASDTAPDVTMLERAYVQMFADSDVLEDLAPYMEQSGVSADDFTKGLMGHSYFNDKLVSLPLNRSTPILHVNKTLLDELGLAVPTTWEELKQTADALVVKEGGEVKRYGLTMPYDTWYPIAMISQSGGKFFNDDKTSTGFVDNGVGEEVFGYLKDLQNTGALYYPPAQDSGNIVNSMFVEGKVGMMFQSTGSIGGLNESVDFDYVTAFLPKNDVYASPTGGANIALMSGSKNKDAAWEFIRWMETDPEGGLQFILQSGYLPFTKQMVESQEMQDLWAKEPNRKVAYDQLEYAVDTNMDVAWPEVMHEFFSAIEAIMYDSKDIKSTLDTFNKETERILSES